From the Streptomyces sp. Tu 2975 genome, one window contains:
- the mshC gene encoding cysteine--1-D-myo-inosityl 2-amino-2-deoxy-alpha-D-glucopyranoside ligase, translating into MHAWPASEVPALPGKGRDLRIHDTATDGLVTLDPGPVARIYVCGITPYDATHMGHAATYNAFDLVQRVWLDTKRQVHYVQNVTDVDDPLLERANRDGHDWTELAERETALFREDMTALRMLPPRHYIGAVEAIPGIVPLVERLRDAGAAYELEGDVYFSVESDPHFGEVSRLDAEAMRLLSAERGGDPERPGKKNPLDPMLWMAAREGEPSWDGGSLGRGRPGWHIECVAIALDHLGMGFDVQGGGSDLAFPHHEMGASHAQALTGEHPFAKAYVHAGMVALDGAKMSKSKGNLVFVSKLRRDGVDPAAIRLALLSHHYRADWEWTDGVLEEAVERVGRWRAAVSRPDGPSADAVVEEIRAALADDLDAPSALAAVDRWAALQQAEGGTDEGAPGLVSRAVDALLGVAL; encoded by the coding sequence ATGCATGCCTGGCCCGCTTCTGAGGTCCCCGCCCTGCCCGGCAAGGGCCGCGACCTCCGGATCCACGACACCGCGACCGACGGTCTGGTGACCCTTGACCCCGGTCCCGTCGCCCGTATCTACGTCTGCGGCATCACACCGTACGACGCGACCCACATGGGTCACGCGGCGACCTACAACGCGTTCGACCTTGTGCAGCGCGTGTGGCTCGACACCAAGCGGCAGGTTCACTATGTCCAGAACGTCACGGACGTGGACGATCCTCTGCTGGAGCGCGCCAACCGCGACGGACACGACTGGACCGAGCTCGCGGAGCGCGAGACGGCTCTGTTCCGCGAGGACATGACCGCGCTGCGGATGCTTCCGCCGCGCCACTACATCGGCGCGGTCGAGGCGATTCCGGGCATCGTGCCGCTCGTCGAGCGGCTCCGTGACGCCGGCGCGGCCTACGAGTTGGAAGGCGACGTCTACTTCTCCGTCGAGTCCGACCCGCACTTCGGCGAGGTGTCCCGGCTCGACGCGGAGGCGATGCGGCTGCTGTCCGCCGAGCGCGGCGGCGACCCCGAACGTCCCGGCAAGAAGAACCCCCTCGACCCGATGTTGTGGATGGCGGCCCGCGAGGGCGAGCCGAGCTGGGACGGCGGCTCGCTCGGCCGTGGCCGGCCCGGCTGGCACATCGAGTGCGTCGCCATCGCGCTGGACCACCTCGGCATGGGCTTCGACGTCCAGGGCGGCGGCTCCGATCTCGCCTTCCCGCACCACGAGATGGGCGCCTCGCACGCCCAGGCGCTCACGGGCGAGCACCCCTTCGCCAAGGCGTACGTCCACGCCGGCATGGTCGCCCTCGACGGCGCGAAGATGTCGAAGTCCAAGGGCAATCTGGTCTTCGTCTCCAAGCTGCGCCGCGACGGCGTGGACCCGGCCGCCATACGGCTCGCGCTGCTCTCGCACCACTACCGGGCCGACTGGGAGTGGACCGACGGGGTGCTGGAGGAAGCGGTCGAGCGCGTAGGTCGCTGGCGTGCCGCCGTCTCCCGGCCCGACGGACCGTCCGCGGACGCTGTGGTCGAGGAGATCCGCGCGGCCCTCGCCGACGACCTCGACGCCCCGTCGGCGCTCGCCGCCGTGGACCGCTGGGCCGCGCTCCAGCAGGCCGAAGGCGGCACCGACGAGGGCGCCCCGGGACTGGTGTCCCGGGCGGTCGACGCCCTGCTGGGCGTGGCGCTCTAG
- a CDS encoding histidine phosphatase family protein yields the protein MATLILVRHGRSTANTEGVLAGWTPGVRLDEHGAEQAAALPARLAAVPLAAVVSSPLERCRETLAPLLAARPGLVAETDERIGECLYGEWSGRKLKELAQEPLMEVVQHHPSAVSFPGGESMRAMQARAVEAVRDWNARIDEAHGENAAYLMCSHGDIIKSLVADALGLHLDLFQRIHVEPCSVTAIRYTRSRPFLLRLGDTGDLGSLVPRAEGPEEKGDSGDAVVGAARAHRDRSAQ from the coding sequence ATGGCCACGCTGATCCTCGTACGCCACGGACGTTCCACCGCCAACACCGAGGGAGTGCTCGCCGGCTGGACACCGGGTGTCCGCCTCGACGAGCACGGAGCCGAACAGGCGGCCGCGCTGCCCGCACGACTGGCCGCGGTGCCGCTCGCGGCGGTGGTCTCCAGCCCGCTGGAGCGCTGTCGCGAGACGCTCGCGCCTCTGCTCGCGGCCCGGCCGGGGCTGGTCGCGGAGACCGACGAACGCATCGGTGAGTGCCTCTACGGCGAGTGGTCGGGCCGCAAGCTCAAGGAGCTTGCACAGGAGCCGTTGATGGAGGTCGTCCAGCACCATCCCTCCGCGGTCTCCTTCCCCGGCGGCGAGTCCATGCGCGCCATGCAGGCGCGGGCCGTCGAAGCCGTCCGTGACTGGAACGCCCGGATCGACGAGGCGCACGGCGAGAACGCGGCCTATCTGATGTGCTCGCACGGGGACATCATCAAGTCCCTGGTGGCCGACGCCCTCGGGCTTCATCTCGACCTGTTCCAGCGGATCCACGTCGAGCCGTGCTCCGTCACCGCCATCCGCTACACCCGCAGCAGGCCGTTCCTGCTGCGCCTCGGCGACACCGGTGATCTCGGCTCCCTCGTTCCCCGCGCGGAGGGACCGGAGGAGAAGGGCGACAGCGGCGACGCGGTCGTCGGGGCGGCGCGGGCGCATCGTGATCGCTCCGCGCAGTAG
- a CDS encoding magnesium and cobalt transport protein CorA: MRAVIVDCAIYRDGRRSEGPSDFSDALDEARATGDAFLWIGLHEPTEEEFDHVAAEFSLHPLAVEDALKAHQRPKLEVYDDSLFVVLKPVVYEPKSDSVTTGDLMVFIGDSFVVTVRHGEGAPLHAVRERLEAEPAVLRHGPTAVLYAVSDAIVDHYIEVAAELQVDLEEMETEVFEPARRDAKNTAARIYTFKRQVLEFRRAAGPLAAPMARLAGAGVPFVHEHSQPFFRDVSDHLTRANEQVEGLDRLLSDILSAHLAQMGVRQNDDMRKISAWAAMAAVPTMVAGIYGMNFEHMWELRQVWAYPTVLVLMAGTVYGLFRLFKRRGWL, from the coding sequence ATGCGCGCCGTGATCGTGGACTGTGCCATCTACCGCGACGGGCGCCGCAGCGAAGGCCCGTCGGACTTCTCCGATGCCCTCGACGAGGCGCGGGCCACGGGCGATGCCTTCCTGTGGATCGGCCTGCACGAGCCGACGGAGGAGGAGTTCGACCACGTCGCCGCCGAGTTCTCGCTCCATCCGCTCGCCGTCGAGGACGCGCTCAAGGCCCATCAGCGGCCGAAGCTCGAGGTGTACGACGACTCGCTGTTCGTGGTCCTCAAACCCGTGGTGTACGAGCCGAAGAGCGACTCCGTGACCACCGGCGACCTGATGGTCTTCATAGGCGATTCGTTCGTGGTGACGGTCCGGCACGGCGAGGGCGCTCCGCTGCACGCGGTCCGCGAACGGCTGGAGGCGGAGCCGGCGGTGCTGAGGCACGGCCCGACCGCGGTGCTGTACGCGGTCAGCGACGCCATCGTCGACCACTACATCGAGGTCGCGGCCGAGCTCCAGGTGGACCTGGAGGAGATGGAGACCGAGGTCTTCGAGCCGGCGCGCAGGGACGCGAAGAACACGGCGGCCCGGATCTACACGTTCAAGCGGCAGGTGCTCGAGTTCCGGCGGGCGGCCGGGCCGCTGGCGGCACCGATGGCCCGGCTGGCGGGTGCGGGCGTGCCGTTCGTCCATGAGCACTCCCAGCCCTTCTTCCGTGACGTCAGCGACCACCTGACGCGGGCGAACGAGCAGGTGGAGGGGCTGGATCGGCTGCTGTCGGACATCCTGTCGGCCCACCTCGCCCAGATGGGCGTGCGGCAGAACGACGACATGCGCAAGATCTCGGCGTGGGCGGCCATGGCGGCGGTGCCGACGATGGTGGCGGGGATCTACGGAATGAACTTCGAGCACATGTGGGAGCTGAGGCAGGTGTGGGCGTACCCGACGGTTCTCGTGCTGATGGCGGGCACCGTCTACGGGCTCTTCCGGCTCTTCAAGCGGCGCGGCTGGCTCTGA
- a CDS encoding SCO1664 family protein, giving the protein MPAPERIPTGRVSTPDALTLLAKGELTARGRLREASNAVLYCAVSYEDEEAHCVYKPIAGERPLWDFPDGTLAQREVAAYEVSQATGWGLVPPTVLRDGPYGQGMVQLWVEADPEAALLALVEDDEPADGWKAVGLAEVGEGRAALLVHADDPRLRRLAVLDAVINNGDRKGGHLLPTADGTLYAIDHGVTFNVDDKLRTLLWGWAGEPLPSEAVTALTTLATALSDGGTLATRLAELLTPAEVAALSGRVAALLRSGTHPVPSGDWPAIPWPPV; this is encoded by the coding sequence ATGCCCGCGCCAGAACGGATACCGACGGGGCGCGTGAGCACCCCCGACGCGCTGACGCTGCTGGCCAAGGGCGAGCTGACCGCACGCGGAAGGCTGCGCGAGGCGTCCAACGCGGTGCTGTACTGCGCGGTTTCGTACGAGGACGAGGAAGCGCACTGCGTCTACAAACCCATCGCGGGGGAACGCCCGCTGTGGGACTTCCCCGACGGCACTCTCGCGCAGCGCGAGGTCGCCGCGTACGAGGTGTCGCAGGCGACCGGCTGGGGCCTGGTGCCGCCCACGGTGCTGCGGGACGGCCCCTACGGCCAGGGCATGGTCCAGTTGTGGGTCGAGGCCGACCCGGAGGCCGCCCTGCTGGCGCTCGTCGAGGACGATGAACCGGCGGACGGCTGGAAGGCGGTCGGGCTCGCCGAGGTGGGGGAGGGCCGTGCCGCGCTGCTCGTCCACGCCGACGACCCGCGCCTGCGCAGGCTCGCCGTCCTGGACGCCGTGATCAACAACGGGGACCGCAAGGGCGGCCACCTGCTGCCCACCGCCGACGGAACCCTCTACGCGATCGATCACGGGGTCACCTTCAACGTCGACGACAAGCTGCGCACCCTGTTGTGGGGATGGGCGGGGGAGCCACTGCCCTCTGAGGCGGTGACGGCGCTCACGACCCTGGCGACGGCCCTCTCCGACGGCGGGACGCTCGCCACCCGACTGGCGGAACTGCTCACCCCGGCCGAGGTGGCCGCCCTGAGCGGCCGGGTGGCGGCCCTGCTCCGTTCCGGCACCCATCCCGTGCCCTCGGGGGACTGGCCGGCGATCCCCTGGCCGCCCGTGTAG
- a CDS encoding DUF3090 domain-containing protein, whose amino-acid sequence MSRQVFLYDPPDRFVAGTVGLPGRRTFFLQASAAGRVTSVALEKTQVAALAERIDELLDEVVRRTGGNAPVPAVAPADVADTAPLDNPVEEEFRVGTMALAWDGEEQRMIVEAQALVELEAESEEDLAEAEERLLQDEENGPPMLRVRLTGAQARAFAKRALDVVNAGRPPCPLCSLPLDPEGHVCPRQNGYRRGA is encoded by the coding sequence GTGTCCCGTCAGGTGTTCCTCTACGACCCGCCGGACCGCTTCGTGGCCGGTACGGTCGGGCTGCCTGGCCGCCGTACGTTCTTCCTGCAGGCCTCGGCCGCAGGACGCGTGACCAGCGTCGCCCTGGAGAAGACTCAGGTGGCCGCCCTCGCGGAGCGGATCGACGAGCTGCTGGACGAAGTGGTGCGCCGCACCGGGGGCAACGCGCCGGTGCCGGCCGTCGCGCCGGCGGACGTGGCCGACACCGCGCCGCTCGACAACCCGGTCGAGGAGGAGTTCCGCGTCGGCACGATGGCGCTGGCCTGGGACGGCGAGGAGCAGCGCATGATCGTCGAGGCACAGGCCCTGGTGGAGCTCGAGGCCGAGTCGGAGGAGGACCTCGCGGAGGCCGAGGAGCGGCTGCTGCAGGACGAGGAGAACGGCCCGCCGATGCTGCGGGTCCGGCTCACCGGTGCACAGGCCAGGGCGTTCGCCAAACGCGCGCTGGACGTGGTGAACGCCGGCCGGCCGCCTTGCCCGCTGTGCAGCCTGCCCCTCGATCCGGAAGGACACGTATGCCCGCGCCAGAACGGATACCGACGGGGCGCGTGA